A stretch of Mucilaginibacter terrae DNA encodes these proteins:
- a CDS encoding carbohydrate kinase family protein encodes MSKKVLCFGEVLWDTFEDGKQVGGAPLNVARHLIQQGANAIMVSRVGVDEPGNELLSVLTENNLDLTLIQQDKHLPTCEVTVELDAGGHATYIIPQPVSWDNIQPTDELLQNIEQAEAIVFGSLACREVETRTTLLNLLSEYTIPMRIFDVNLRAPHFEQDTIETLAALCNVIKMNEDEAHMLIHGSAPVREKMVEFHKKFHTQTICVTRGENGAIIWHDEEFYEHPGFRVDVVDTVGAGDSFLATLIAGLLTGQPIPFTLEKACKVGGFVASQRGANPTYPGYLQS; translated from the coding sequence ATGAGCAAAAAGGTATTATGCTTCGGCGAGGTTTTGTGGGATACATTTGAAGACGGTAAACAAGTAGGCGGGGCGCCGCTCAATGTAGCACGCCATCTAATACAGCAAGGTGCCAATGCCATAATGGTAAGCCGGGTAGGTGTTGATGAACCGGGCAATGAACTACTGAGTGTGCTTACCGAAAACAACCTCGACCTGACACTTATACAACAGGACAAGCACTTACCCACCTGCGAAGTGACCGTTGAACTTGATGCCGGTGGGCACGCCACTTACATTATTCCCCAACCCGTATCATGGGACAATATACAACCAACCGACGAACTGCTGCAAAACATAGAACAGGCCGAAGCTATTGTATTTGGCAGCCTGGCCTGCCGCGAGGTAGAAACACGTACTACATTGCTGAATTTGCTGAGCGAATACACAATACCGATGAGGATATTTGATGTGAACCTGCGTGCGCCACATTTTGAACAGGATACCATTGAAACATTAGCAGCCTTATGCAATGTTATAAAAATGAACGAAGATGAAGCCCACATGCTTATACATGGCAGCGCCCCCGTGCGCGAAAAGATGGTGGAGTTCCATAAGAAATTTCATACCCAAACTATATGCGTTACCCGCGGCGAAAACGGAGCCATCATTTGGCACGATGAAGAATTTTACGAACACCCGGGATTCAGGGTAGATGTTGTTGACACCGTTGGCGCAGGTGATTCGTTTTTAGCAACACTGATTGCGGGTTTACTAACCGGACAACCGATTCCGTTTACCTTAGAAAAAGCCTGCAAAGTGGGCGGTTTTGTAGCCAGCCAACGTGGAGCTAACCCTACTTATCCAGGTTATTTACAATCCTAA
- a CDS encoding hemolysin family protein: MDPETIDINGFHIFLTIFLVLLNGFFVAAEFAMVRVRGSQIEIQAKAGSSMAKVARGIMHNLDGYLAATQLGITIASLGLGWAGESVVSNIMLKTFSMFGLVITSPLIINISHVVAFVTITILHIVFGELAPKSLAIQRSVRTTLAVSYPMRFFFVVFRPAIWLLNSFANFILKLFGVVAVHGEESHHSSEELQYLLEQGKESGALDSNEHELIKNVFDFNERVVKNIMVPRTKISGIEMDSTPPEVLDCLVTEGYSRMPVYDDSLDKIVGIVHAKDILPLLARKEEFELKNIIRKPYFIPETKKINELMAELKLRRIQIAIVLDEFGGTAGMVTLEDIVEELVGEIQDEFDEEKPIVEKVNDREFIVNAVASIYDVNEALPHDLPEDGDFDTVSGWVSEIFGKIPDVGEQREANGYNITVLRKSEQNIESVKLELLINEEDMKDDH; the protein is encoded by the coding sequence ATGGACCCCGAGACGATTGACATAAACGGTTTTCATATATTCCTTACCATATTTTTGGTATTGTTAAATGGTTTTTTTGTAGCCGCCGAATTCGCCATGGTGCGTGTACGCGGTTCGCAAATTGAAATACAGGCAAAGGCCGGCAGCAGCATGGCCAAAGTTGCCCGGGGCATAATGCACAACTTAGATGGATACCTGGCTGCCACGCAGCTGGGTATAACCATTGCTTCGCTGGGTTTGGGCTGGGCCGGCGAGAGTGTGGTATCTAATATCATGCTTAAAACATTTTCAATGTTTGGCCTGGTAATCACTTCCCCTCTTATTATCAATATAAGTCATGTGGTAGCCTTTGTTACCATCACCATTTTGCACATCGTATTTGGCGAACTGGCGCCTAAATCATTGGCCATACAACGGTCGGTACGCACTACGCTGGCGGTATCATACCCCATGCGTTTCTTTTTTGTGGTGTTTCGCCCGGCCATATGGTTACTCAATAGCTTTGCCAATTTTATCTTAAAGTTGTTTGGTGTAGTTGCCGTACACGGCGAAGAATCTCACCATTCATCCGAAGAATTACAATACTTGCTTGAGCAAGGAAAAGAAAGCGGCGCGCTGGACTCCAACGAGCACGAACTTATTAAAAACGTTTTTGATTTTAATGAGCGTGTGGTGAAAAATATCATGGTGCCCCGTACTAAAATTTCGGGCATAGAGATGGATAGCACTCCGCCTGAAGTATTAGATTGCCTGGTTACCGAAGGATACTCACGTATGCCTGTTTACGATGATTCGTTAGACAAGATTGTAGGCATTGTACACGCTAAAGACATTTTGCCTTTATTGGCCCGTAAGGAAGAATTTGAGCTGAAGAATATAATTCGCAAGCCTTACTTCATCCCCGAAACCAAAAAAATCAACGAGTTGATGGCCGAGCTGAAGCTACGCCGTATTCAGATAGCTATTGTGCTTGATGAGTTTGGTGGTACAGCAGGTATGGTTACCCTCGAAGATATTGTAGAGGAATTGGTAGGAGAGATACAGGATGAGTTTGACGAGGAAAAGCCAATTGTTGAAAAGGTAAACGACCGTGAATTTATTGTAAACGCCGTAGCATCTATTTACGACGTAAACGAAGCCTTGCCACATGATCTACCTGAGGATGGCGACTTTGATACGGTATCGGGTTGGGTAAGCGAAATATTTGGTAAGATACCTGATGTTGGCGAACAGCGCGAAGCAAATGGCTATAACATTACCGTACTGCGCAAATCTGAACAAAACATTGAATCGGTTAAGTTAGAACTGCTGATCAACGAAGAAGATATGAAAGACGATCACTAA
- a CDS encoding inorganic diphosphatase, producing MSTQHPWHQVTPGEDLPEVVNAIIEIPKGSKAKYEIDKDSGLLKLDRVLFSSVMYPANYGFIPQTYCDDKDPLDILVLCSVDVFPMSLIEAKVIGVMHMVDNGEQDDKIIAVAKNDMSVNYINDLNELPPHAMKEIVRFFQDYKKLEGKNVTIEHLMGKPYALKVIQESLELYNSTFRSNQ from the coding sequence ATGAGTACACAGCACCCCTGGCATCAGGTAACTCCGGGCGAAGATCTTCCCGAAGTTGTTAATGCTATTATTGAAATTCCTAAAGGTTCAAAAGCCAAATACGAAATCGACAAAGATTCAGGCTTATTAAAACTTGATCGCGTATTATTTTCATCCGTAATGTATCCGGCCAATTATGGATTCATTCCGCAAACTTATTGCGATGATAAAGATCCGCTTGATATTTTGGTTTTATGTTCGGTTGACGTATTCCCGATGTCGCTGATCGAAGCTAAAGTAATTGGCGTAATGCACATGGTTGATAACGGCGAGCAAGACGATAAAATTATTGCTGTTGCTAAAAATGATATGTCGGTCAACTACATTAACGACCTTAATGAATTGCCACCGCATGCTATGAAAGAGATCGTTCGCTTCTTCCAGGATTACAAAAAGCTGGAAGGCAAAAACGTGACCATTGAGCACTTAATGGGCAAACCTTATGCGCTTAAGGTAATTCAAGAAAGTTTAGAATTGTATAATTCTACTTTCCGTTCGAACCAATAA
- a CDS encoding DedA family protein, with product MENFWEHLQNLTDAQSIISKGGFYLLLIVVYAETGLFFGFFLPGDYLLFMAGLFCATGLLDVPVYTLVLSLIAAGVLGNYTGYWFGFRTGPLMENRKDTLFFKKKHITLAREFYQKYGGMALVLGRFFPIIRTFAPIFAGVVKVDFKKFTLYNFVGSIAWVCTLTLLGYFLGIKYPQIKNYLQYIVIALIVVTSIPLIIAFVKRGKGENKNDEH from the coding sequence ATGGAAAATTTCTGGGAGCATCTCCAAAATCTAACGGACGCACAATCCATCATCAGTAAGGGCGGTTTCTACCTTTTGCTGATCGTGGTATATGCCGAAACAGGGCTGTTCTTCGGATTCTTTCTTCCGGGAGACTACCTGCTGTTTATGGCAGGATTGTTTTGTGCAACCGGCCTGTTGGATGTACCCGTGTATACACTTGTACTGTCATTAATTGCAGCTGGGGTATTGGGTAACTATACCGGTTACTGGTTTGGTTTCCGCACCGGGCCGCTTATGGAGAACAGAAAAGACACGCTTTTTTTTAAGAAGAAGCACATTACCCTGGCCCGCGAGTTTTACCAGAAATATGGTGGTATGGCGCTCGTGTTAGGCCGGTTTTTTCCCATCATCAGAACTTTTGCACCTATTTTTGCAGGTGTGGTTAAGGTTGACTTTAAAAAGTTTACTTTATATAATTTTGTAGGTAGTATTGCCTGGGTATGCACATTAACGTTACTCGGGTATTTTTTAGGTATAAAATATCCACAAATTAAAAACTATTTACAGTATATTGTAATTGCATTAATAGTAGTAACAAGTATACCGCTTATTATTGCCTTTGTAAAACGCGGAAAAGGCGAAAACAAAAACGACGAACATTAA
- a CDS encoding DUF4159 domain-containing protein produces the protein MFSMVLSSYAPVPTYTLARLKYNGGGDWYADRTALPNLIRFCNQNLKTNFRAEDETVEAGSAEIFHYPFIFMTGHGNVIFSDQDVRNLRKYLTGGGFLHICDNYGLDKFIRPQMKKIFPELDFVELPLNHPIYHQKFDFPNGLPKIHEHDSKRPQGYGLIYNGRLVCFYDVECDLGNGWEDLGTYAGDSQETRLKALRMGANLVQYALTQ, from the coding sequence ATGTTTAGCATGGTGTTAAGCAGTTATGCCCCGGTGCCAACTTATACCTTAGCCCGCCTCAAATACAACGGCGGCGGCGATTGGTATGCCGACCGTACCGCATTGCCCAACCTTATCAGATTCTGTAATCAAAACCTTAAAACAAACTTCAGGGCAGAGGATGAGACGGTAGAAGCAGGGAGCGCCGAAATATTTCACTACCCGTTTATTTTTATGACCGGGCATGGCAATGTGATCTTCTCCGATCAGGATGTGCGGAACCTGCGTAAATACCTTACAGGGGGCGGCTTTTTGCATATATGCGATAACTATGGGTTGGATAAATTTATACGCCCCCAAATGAAGAAAATTTTCCCCGAATTGGATTTTGTAGAGCTGCCGCTGAACCATCCTATTTATCATCAAAAATTTGATTTTCCAAATGGTTTACCCAAAATTCATGAGCATGACAGTAAGCGCCCGCAAGGGTACGGCTTAATTTACAATGGTCGTTTAGTGTGTTTTTACGACGTAGAATGCGATTTAGGCAATGGTTGGGAAGATTTGGGCACCTACGCCGGCGATAGCCAGGAGACACGGCTAAAGGCTTTGCGCATGGGTGCTAACCTGGTGCAATACGCTCTTACCCAATAA
- a CDS encoding glycosyltransferase family 8 protein, with protein MDIVFNINHLGLEGMGPTLTSLIRNCSAPQKLKLWFIYTDFEPGDQENILKLLVGEGYTQKPEFVYFDAKAIFGHLLSLQGDWTAYGRLLIPRTVKSDTALYLDADLIILSDVLTLENFDFGDKPYAAVHGSAVKWCLEKDFFIENQGWDPETPYFNSGVVLFNIKRWNELDIDTAIDELTKEHGILLRSHDQTLLNLYIKGQFAILPDIYNVPWYPASQRPENSEKAILHFVGSPKPWDISGSLVHFGYKVWASYNTPFWKKTYGKYSKVKFERTWNIRRSIIRSLKKKLKN; from the coding sequence ATGGATATTGTATTTAACATCAATCACCTCGGATTGGAGGGCATGGGGCCAACCTTAACCTCATTAATCAGAAATTGCTCAGCTCCTCAAAAACTAAAACTTTGGTTTATATATACCGATTTTGAACCAGGTGATCAGGAGAATATCTTAAAACTACTTGTTGGCGAAGGATATACACAAAAGCCGGAGTTTGTATATTTTGACGCTAAAGCCATTTTTGGTCATTTGCTCTCCTTACAAGGCGACTGGACGGCTTATGGCAGGTTACTAATTCCGCGTACTGTTAAAAGCGATACTGCCCTGTACCTTGATGCCGATCTTATAATATTATCTGATGTTTTAACGCTCGAAAATTTTGATTTTGGCGATAAGCCTTATGCCGCTGTACACGGCTCTGCTGTGAAATGGTGTTTAGAGAAAGATTTCTTTATAGAAAACCAGGGCTGGGACCCGGAAACGCCGTACTTTAACTCGGGTGTAGTGCTGTTCAATATTAAGCGCTGGAATGAACTGGACATTGATACAGCAATTGATGAGTTGACTAAAGAACACGGCATACTTTTACGTTCGCACGATCAAACCTTACTTAATTTATACATTAAAGGCCAATTCGCAATATTGCCTGATATTTATAATGTGCCATGGTACCCGGCCAGTCAACGCCCCGAAAACTCAGAAAAGGCCATTTTGCATTTTGTGGGTTCGCCCAAACCATGGGATATTTCTGGTTCGTTAGTGCATTTTGGCTATAAAGTTTGGGCATCGTATAATACGCCTTTCTGGAAAAAAACGTATGGCAAGTACTCCAAAGTTAAGTTTGAACGTACCTGGAACATAAGGCGTTCAATTATCCGCAGTTTGAAAAAGAAGCTGAAAAACTAA
- a CDS encoding YybH family protein, which translates to MKKCLIVFLLILTTAFAFAQDKQAILHVLETQRQAWNKGDLETFMQSYWKSDSLLFVGKSGPKYGWQTTLDNYRKGYPDKAAMGYLTFDILKVDILDKGNAFVLGAWHLKRAKDTPEGYFTLWLRKIKGVWQIVADHSS; encoded by the coding sequence ATGAAAAAGTGTCTAATTGTATTTTTGCTCATCCTAACAACTGCTTTTGCCTTTGCACAGGATAAACAAGCCATCCTCCATGTGCTCGAAACCCAACGACAAGCCTGGAACAAGGGCGACCTCGAAACTTTCATGCAAAGCTACTGGAAATCAGATTCGTTACTGTTTGTAGGCAAAAGCGGCCCCAAGTATGGCTGGCAAACTACTTTAGATAATTACCGCAAAGGCTATCCCGACAAGGCCGCGATGGGCTATCTCACTTTCGATATTTTAAAAGTAGATATATTGGACAAAGGCAATGCCTTTGTTTTAGGTGCCTGGCATTTAAAGCGTGCCAAAGATACTCCAGAAGGTTATTTTACCCTATGGCTAAGAAAAATAAAAGGAGTGTGGCAAATTGTGGCCGATCATTCGTCGTAG
- a CDS encoding SUMF1/EgtB/PvdO family nonheme iron enzyme: MIKRFTKSALLLGCVGLLLGSCSNPMRSQKTGIVYNNKDNGGYMRFKQTHPAPGPGLVAIEGGTFVWGGSADQDVAYEYNNVRRRITVGSFYMDETEVSNQDWLDYLHYISITFPGDRELYYNATPDTLVWRRPLSYNEPYVDNYLRHPAFQDYPVVGVTWDQAKEYCVFRTNQMNENILRESGRLASWKDASGNGGAGTAAASGKASATEPFDTEIYLNGQIKGQGIDGKKMMPDMNPLAKPGTGGKPTRTVRMEDGILKPSFRLPSEAEWEYAAMGLAGNTQYENIEDGKIYPWNGMGVRSPKKRTRGMIMANFKRGAGDNMGVAGSLNDKADITAPVRSFEPNDFGLYNMAGNVNEWTGDTYRQMTFEDADDFNPFRGNEWTNKKLADPEKGLYAKDKYGRPIREAAKSNKKLSWAEFTAQQQGGNSVTPPATNAAGTTAAIAASGKPFKHDQRGAADSTDNSLYGVTTLVNDRSKVYKGGSWNDRAMWLNPATRRFMDQGEASAEVGFRCAMTMVGAPEINPNGKSHFSVKKPKNYNPKK, from the coding sequence ATGATTAAGCGTTTTACTAAATCTGCCTTACTGTTAGGATGTGTGGGATTGTTATTAGGCAGTTGCAGTAATCCAATGAGGTCACAAAAAACCGGCATTGTTTATAATAATAAGGACAATGGTGGTTATATGCGCTTTAAACAAACCCACCCTGCACCGGGCCCCGGCCTGGTAGCTATTGAGGGCGGTACGTTTGTGTGGGGTGGCAGCGCCGATCAGGATGTGGCATACGAGTACAACAACGTACGCCGCCGCATAACCGTAGGTTCGTTTTACATGGACGAAACCGAGGTGTCTAACCAGGATTGGCTCGACTATTTACACTACATCAGCATTACTTTTCCGGGCGATAGGGAGCTTTATTACAATGCCACTCCTGATACATTGGTATGGCGCAGGCCATTATCATACAACGAACCGTACGTTGACAACTATTTAAGGCACCCGGCCTTTCAGGATTACCCGGTTGTGGGCGTAACCTGGGATCAAGCTAAAGAATACTGCGTTTTTCGTACCAACCAAATGAACGAAAACATTTTACGTGAAAGCGGCCGGTTGGCCAGTTGGAAAGATGCATCGGGCAATGGAGGTGCAGGTACTGCTGCTGCAAGCGGCAAAGCGAGTGCTACCGAACCATTTGATACCGAAATATATTTGAACGGGCAAATTAAAGGCCAGGGCATTGACGGCAAAAAAATGATGCCTGATATGAACCCATTGGCTAAACCAGGCACCGGCGGCAAACCAACCCGCACCGTTCGCATGGAAGACGGTATATTAAAGCCGAGCTTCCGTTTACCATCAGAAGCCGAATGGGAATATGCTGCCATGGGCTTAGCGGGTAATACGCAATACGAAAACATTGAAGACGGTAAAATTTATCCGTGGAATGGCATGGGTGTTCGTTCGCCTAAAAAACGTACCCGCGGTATGATTATGGCCAACTTTAAACGTGGTGCAGGTGATAACATGGGTGTAGCCGGTTCATTAAACGACAAGGCCGATATTACCGCACCAGTGCGCTCGTTTGAGCCTAACGATTTTGGCTTGTACAACATGGCCGGTAACGTTAACGAGTGGACCGGCGATACTTATCGCCAGATGACTTTTGAAGACGCCGACGACTTTAACCCTTTCCGCGGTAATGAGTGGACCAACAAAAAACTGGCCGACCCTGAAAAAGGCTTGTACGCCAAAGATAAATACGGCCGCCCTATAAGAGAGGCTGCAAAATCGAACAAAAAACTATCATGGGCCGAGTTTACAGCGCAACAGCAAGGTGGCAACAGCGTTACCCCGCCGGCTACTAATGCTGCTGGTACAACTGCTGCCATTGCAGCATCGGGCAAACCGTTTAAACATGATCAACGAGGCGCAGCCGATTCGACCGATAACAGCCTTTATGGGGTAACTACATTGGTAAACGACCGCTCAAAGGTTTATAAAGGTGGCTCATGGAATGACCGCGCTATGTGGCTAAACCCTGCTACCCGCCGTTTTATGGATCAAGGTGAGGCCAGTGCCGAAGTAGGTTTCCGTTGTGCCATGACTATGGTTGGCGCTCCCGAAATTAATCCTAACGGTAAATCACACTTTAGCGTGAAGAAACCTAAAAACTACAATCCTAAGAAATAA
- a CDS encoding 16S rRNA (uracil(1498)-N(3))-methyltransferase — translation MHIFYTPDIAPNATHYMLSEEESKHAIRVLRLQPDDHIQLVDGRGGFYTARIMDAHPKKTLLAITEVKEEYGKRNHYLNIAVAPTKNIERLEWFLEKATEIGIDEISLIQCQRSERKEAKVERLDKIITSAVKQSLKAYHPQLNAMQPLSKLLSAAFDGQKFIAHCLPGEDKVSLASQLQLKGRCLILIGPEGDFTEKEIADALHNGFKPITLGDSRLRTETAALEACFEVNFLNR, via the coding sequence ATGCACATTTTTTATACCCCTGATATAGCCCCCAACGCAACGCACTACATGCTGAGCGAGGAGGAAAGCAAGCATGCCATACGCGTATTGCGTCTTCAGCCCGATGATCATATACAACTGGTTGACGGCCGTGGCGGCTTTTACACCGCCCGCATTATGGATGCGCATCCTAAGAAAACATTGCTGGCCATTACCGAGGTAAAAGAGGAATACGGGAAGCGCAACCATTACCTGAATATAGCCGTTGCTCCAACCAAAAATATTGAGCGGCTGGAGTGGTTTTTAGAAAAAGCTACGGAGATTGGTATAGATGAAATATCATTGATACAATGCCAGCGCTCGGAGCGTAAAGAGGCTAAGGTTGAACGCTTGGATAAGATCATTACCTCGGCTGTTAAGCAGTCGTTAAAGGCTTACCACCCGCAGTTAAATGCCATGCAGCCTTTAAGCAAGTTGCTTTCGGCAGCGTTTGATGGACAAAAATTTATAGCCCACTGTTTGCCCGGTGAGGATAAGGTAAGCCTGGCTTCGCAATTGCAATTAAAAGGCAGGTGCCTGATTTTAATTGGGCCCGAGGGCGACTTTACCGAAAAAGAGATAGCTGATGCTTTGCACAATGGCTTTAAACCCATAACTTTAGGCGACAGCAGGCTTCGCACCGAAACAGCGGCTTTAGAAGCTTGTTTTGAAGTGAATTTTTTGAATAGATAG
- the ispF gene encoding 2-C-methyl-D-erythritol 2,4-cyclodiphosphate synthase, producing MSKIRVGFGFDVHQMKEGHPFVMGGVTLPHHSGAFGHSDADVMVHAICDALLGAANLRDIGYHFSNQDERWRGISSLILLQHVIELLKEKGWSVGNIDAMICLEAPKINPHIPAMKTNIAQAAGISEEDISIKATTNEQMGFIGREEGVVAYAVCLIEK from the coding sequence TTGAGTAAAATACGTGTAGGTTTCGGGTTTGATGTTCACCAGATGAAAGAAGGGCATCCGTTTGTAATGGGAGGAGTAACCCTTCCGCACCATTCAGGAGCTTTTGGGCATTCGGATGCTGATGTTATGGTGCACGCCATTTGCGATGCCTTGCTGGGCGCAGCCAACCTGCGCGATATTGGTTATCATTTTTCTAACCAGGATGAGCGCTGGCGCGGCATAAGCAGTTTAATATTATTGCAGCACGTAATTGAATTGTTGAAAGAAAAGGGCTGGAGCGTAGGCAATATAGATGCGATGATATGCCTCGAAGCTCCTAAAATCAATCCGCACATTCCGGCCATGAAAACTAATATTGCCCAAGCTGCTGGTATTAGCGAAGAAGATATATCCATCAAAGCCACCACAAACGAACAAATGGGCTTTATAGGCCGCGAAGAAGGTGTTGTGGCTTATGCTGTTTGTTTGATAGAAAAATAG
- the porV gene encoding type IX secretion system outer membrane channel protein PorV — protein MKMTKLYALSISFFLLPAALIAQTNNTNTNTNGSSSNGINTAVPFLTIAPDSRSGAMGDAGVALSADANANYWNPSKLAFIEDKDNVSLSYSPWLRNLISDVNLAYLSYAHLLDSRNAIGLSLRYFNLGKIQLIDGSQADQGTYTPNEFSIDGSFSRKFGQNFSLGLSLRYIHSGLTNGAVVNGLQTKAGNAIAADVSAYYQKPGTQFGKDALLTFGANFSNIGTKMSYTDNGASYFLPANMRIGVADTWFLDNTNQFTLTLDINKLMVPTPPIRNANGQITSGYDDNRSVPAGVFGSFADAPGGFSEELKELSYAAGAEYAYNKQFFLRAGYFYENPSKGNRQYATLGTGFKYDKFNIDLSYLVGTQQKSALANTLRFTVIANFGGKRSIF, from the coding sequence ATGAAAATGACTAAGCTTTACGCTTTATCCATATCCTTTTTTTTGTTGCCTGCAGCGCTTATTGCACAAACAAATAATACCAATACTAATACCAACGGAAGTAGCTCGAACGGTATAAATACTGCTGTTCCATTTTTAACCATTGCGCCCGATTCGCGCTCGGGAGCTATGGGCGATGCCGGGGTAGCATTAAGTGCCGATGCGAATGCTAATTACTGGAACCCATCAAAACTGGCTTTTATTGAGGATAAGGATAATGTTTCATTATCATACAGCCCCTGGTTGCGTAACCTAATTTCAGATGTGAACCTGGCATATTTAAGCTATGCCCATTTGTTGGATAGCCGCAATGCCATAGGCTTATCTTTACGATATTTTAACCTCGGAAAAATACAACTGATAGATGGTTCGCAGGCCGACCAGGGTACTTATACGCCAAATGAGTTTTCTATAGACGGCTCATTTTCGCGCAAGTTCGGGCAAAATTTTTCGCTGGGTTTATCACTTAGGTATATCCACTCCGGCTTAACCAACGGGGCGGTAGTAAACGGCCTGCAAACCAAAGCAGGTAATGCCATAGCGGCCGATGTTTCGGCTTATTACCAAAAGCCGGGTACACAATTTGGTAAGGATGCCTTGCTAACCTTTGGTGCTAATTTTTCAAACATCGGTACAAAAATGAGTTACACTGATAACGGTGCCAGCTATTTTTTGCCTGCCAATATGCGCATTGGCGTGGCCGATACCTGGTTTTTAGATAACACCAACCAGTTTACCTTAACGCTCGATATAAATAAACTGATGGTGCCTACACCACCCATACGCAATGCCAACGGACAAATTACCAGTGGGTACGATGATAACCGGTCTGTGCCGGCCGGGGTGTTTGGCTCGTTTGCCGATGCACCCGGTGGCTTTAGTGAAGAATTGAAAGAATTAAGCTATGCAGCCGGTGCCGAGTATGCTTACAATAAGCAGTTTTTTTTAAGGGCCGGTTATTTTTATGAAAACCCCTCTAAAGGAAACCGGCAATACGCCACCTTAGGTACAGGCTTTAAATACGATAAGTTTAACATCGATTTATCATACCTGGTGGGTACGCAACAAAAAAGTGCATTAGCCAATACGTTACGTTTTACGGTGATTGCTAACTTTGGCGGAAAAAGGAGTATATTTTGA